In Syntrophorhabdaceae bacterium, a single genomic region encodes these proteins:
- a CDS encoding DUF4150 domain-containing protein, protein MFQNTMGGGMNMGFPDVCLTPTPVGPIPIPYPNISTGATTNPATAALTVLCDGMPALNQMSMGTISMGDNPGVNMGVASGLVMGPTEFILGSFTVFKGGTPAQRMTSMTGHNGLSMNAPGVSLAPSQVSVLVLG, encoded by the coding sequence ATGTTTCAAAATACAATGGGTGGCGGGATGAACATGGGGTTTCCCGACGTCTGCCTGACACCGACGCCGGTGGGGCCCATACCCATTCCCTATCCCAACATTTCAACGGGGGCGACGACAAACCCTGCAACGGCAGCGCTCACCGTGCTCTGTGACGGAATGCCCGCCCTCAACCAGATGTCCATGGGCACCATAAGCATGGGCGACAACCCCGGGGTGAACATGGGTGTCGCATCGGGCCTCGTCATGGGCCCGACGGAATTCATTCTCGGGAGCTTTACCGTCTTCAAGGGCGGCACGCCGGCACAAAGGATGACGAGCATGACGGGGCACAACGGCCTGTCCATGAACGCACCAGGCGTGAGCCTGGCACCGAGCCAGGTATCCGTGCTTGTACTGGGGTAG
- a CDS encoding DUF3540 domain-containing protein, translating to MELTATRTEFLQPVLEYGMVAAPCEGGFIVTSDSGIVEASVAVSCLVTPEVGDIVLFSLDGSGASYVLSILERPQGAQKGTELAFDGDLSIMVHGGRMSLASEDSLALASKDFELTAGEARVTIEKASFFGRLVENNIEKIKVVADTMDSIIRRAVQRFTSSYRYVEEHEEIQSASTRMIVDGTLTMHTKNTMHIAEGHVKIDAEQIHLA from the coding sequence ATGGAACTGACAGCAACGAGAACAGAGTTTCTTCAGCCGGTTCTGGAGTATGGCATGGTAGCGGCGCCCTGCGAGGGGGGATTCATCGTCACGTCGGATAGTGGAATCGTCGAGGCGTCGGTCGCGGTGAGCTGCCTCGTCACCCCTGAGGTCGGGGATATTGTTCTCTTTTCCCTCGATGGATCGGGTGCATCCTATGTCCTGTCGATCCTCGAAAGACCCCAAGGGGCACAAAAGGGCACCGAGCTGGCTTTCGACGGCGACCTCAGCATCATGGTGCACGGCGGCAGAATGTCTCTCGCCAGCGAAGATTCCCTTGCTCTCGCCTCGAAGGACTTCGAACTCACCGCCGGCGAAGCCAGGGTCACCATCGAAAAAGCCTCTTTCTTCGGCAGGCTCGTCGAGAACAACATCGAGAAGATAAAGGTCGTTGCCGACACAATGGATTCCATCATACGCCGGGCCGTGCAGAGATTCACATCGTCATACCGCTACGTGGAAGAGCACGAGGAAATCCAGTCGGCCTCTACGCGGATGATCGTCGACGGCACCCTGACGATGCATACGAAGAACACCATGCACATAGCCGAAGGCCACGTTAAGATAGACGCCGAGCAGATCCATCTGGCCTGA